In Kitasatospora sp. NBC_00240, the following are encoded in one genomic region:
- a CDS encoding FAD-dependent oxidoreductase — MGERRNTDQVVVVGAGLAGAQCVRALRGGGRQGRIVLLGDEPHAPYDRPPLSKDVLLGKADATTLDIDYDGLGVDLVTGRRATGLEPGVLHTDAGELPYGSLVIATGAAPVALPGADRAHLLRTVDDALALRALLRPGARIVLVGAGWIGAETAGVARALGCEVTVVEAGPAPVPGALPPAVGGAMTAWYRAAGVDLRCGARVASVGPHEVLLADGTRLAADEVVVGVGVRPATGWLAGSGVELDAAGAVLVDERLRTSLPGVLAAGDCVSYPSTRWGGRLSVQHWDHALQSGAAAAASLLGLDTPYDPVPYFWSEQFGRMVQYAGRHGDGDEVLWRGAPGDPSWTVLWTRGGQLRALLTVDRPRDLAQGRRLLERGAVLDPVPAADPAVQLKAALAGQP, encoded by the coding sequence GTGGGAGAGCGGCGGAACACGGACCAGGTGGTCGTTGTCGGGGCGGGGCTGGCCGGGGCCCAGTGCGTGCGCGCGCTGCGCGGGGGCGGCCGGCAGGGTCGGATCGTCCTGCTCGGGGACGAACCGCACGCCCCCTACGACCGGCCCCCGCTCTCCAAGGACGTGCTGCTCGGCAAGGCCGACGCCACCACCCTGGACATCGACTACGACGGCCTCGGCGTCGACCTCGTCACCGGCCGCCGGGCCACCGGGCTGGAGCCCGGGGTGCTGCACACCGACGCCGGCGAGCTGCCGTACGGGAGCCTGGTGATCGCCACCGGCGCCGCACCCGTCGCGCTGCCCGGCGCGGACCGCGCCCACCTGCTGCGGACCGTCGACGACGCCCTCGCGCTGCGCGCGCTGCTGCGGCCGGGAGCGCGGATCGTACTGGTCGGGGCCGGCTGGATCGGGGCCGAGACCGCCGGTGTCGCCCGCGCGCTGGGCTGCGAGGTCACCGTGGTGGAGGCCGGTCCGGCACCGGTGCCCGGCGCGCTGCCCCCGGCGGTCGGCGGCGCGATGACCGCCTGGTACCGGGCGGCCGGCGTCGACCTGCGCTGCGGCGCCAGGGTGGCCTCGGTCGGCCCGCACGAGGTGCTGCTCGCCGACGGCACCCGGCTGGCCGCCGACGAGGTGGTGGTCGGCGTCGGGGTGCGCCCGGCGACCGGCTGGCTGGCCGGCTCCGGGGTCGAGCTGGACGCGGCCGGCGCCGTCCTGGTGGACGAGCGGCTGCGCACCTCGCTGCCCGGGGTCCTCGCGGCCGGCGACTGCGTCTCCTACCCCTCGACCCGCTGGGGCGGCCGGCTGTCCGTCCAGCACTGGGACCACGCGCTGCAGTCCGGGGCGGCGGCAGCGGCCTCGCTGCTCGGCCTGGACACCCCGTACGACCCGGTGCCGTACTTCTGGTCCGAGCAGTTCGGGCGGATGGTGCAGTACGCGGGCCGGCACGGCGACGGCGACGAGGTGCTGTGGCGGGGGGCGCCCGGCGACCCGTCCTGGACGGTGCTCTGGACGCGCGGCGGGCAGCTGCGCGCCCTGCTGACCGTCGACCGCCCGCGCGACCTCGCCCAGGGGCGCCGGCTGCTGGAGCGCGGCGCCGTCCTCGACCCGGTGCCGGCCGCCGACCCGGCCGTGCAGCTGAAGGCCGCCCTCGCCGGACAGCCGTAG